The Streptomyces spororaveus genome includes a region encoding these proteins:
- a CDS encoding HAD family hydrolase: MKAVLFDLFGVIARVQSPESMAALERTAGADPDRFWAAYWSQRPPYDRGEVTGPGYWQAVCAHLGIPPDRRLTEELTAADLAGWGEIDQRTVDLLGHLADRGIVLGLLSNIPEDLAARFEATQPWLERFRVRGLSCRIGSAKPEPAAYEWCIRELGLPPGEILFVDDRPENVRAARRLGLQGHVFTSPEALRRSLEAALT; encoded by the coding sequence ATGAAAGCCGTCCTCTTCGACCTGTTCGGTGTCATCGCGCGGGTCCAGTCACCCGAGTCCATGGCCGCCTTGGAACGCACGGCCGGCGCCGACCCCGACCGCTTCTGGGCGGCCTACTGGTCGCAGCGGCCCCCGTACGACCGAGGCGAGGTCACCGGGCCCGGCTACTGGCAGGCGGTCTGCGCGCACCTGGGCATCCCGCCGGACCGGAGGCTGACCGAGGAGCTGACCGCCGCCGACCTCGCCGGCTGGGGCGAGATCGACCAGCGCACCGTGGACCTGCTCGGCCACCTCGCCGACCGGGGGATCGTGCTCGGCCTCCTCTCCAACATCCCCGAGGACCTGGCCGCCCGGTTCGAGGCCACCCAGCCGTGGCTGGAGCGGTTCCGGGTCCGCGGCCTCTCCTGCCGGATCGGCAGCGCCAAACCCGAACCCGCCGCCTACGAGTGGTGCATCCGCGAGCTCGGACTGCCGCCCGGGGAGATCCTGTTCGTCGACGACCGGCCCGAGAACGTACGGGCGGCCCGCCGACTCGGCCTCCAGGGACATGTGTTCACCTCGCCCGAAGCGCTGCGACGGTCGCTGGAGGCGGCGTTGACGTGA
- a CDS encoding AfsR/SARP family transcriptional regulator, translated as MEIRLLGPVHAEAAGQDVDLGRPRQRCVWAVLVFEANRVVPIDTLIDRVWGEGPPVSVRNVLYGYVTRLRAALRRADADSAGVRLDRASGGYMLRVPVERVDVYRFRELVGRARAERAGDDEQAAGQWERALELWRGEPLAGLTGPWAQGTRARLESEHIEASLQYHEVQLRRARHREILPGLREAAAGHPLDERMAGQLLTALHRCGMPAEALQHYEQLRKRLAEELGVAPGPELRTLHRLILRNDPVPTAPARPAPPLRTARPGPAGAGPIPAELPHTVAGFTGRTDELARLHALLPSEEEPRRRAANTVVVSAIGGAAGIGKTALAVHWAHQVRDRFPDGQIFVNLRGFDHDRPPLRPHEALELLLRSLGLAASEIPSQDEAQARVYRTLLADRRVLVVLDNAASAEQVRPLLPAGSSCCVVVTSRNRLGDLVVRDGARSLPLDLLLPAESRALLGQALGAARLSAEPVAADELIRLCGGLPLALRVAAARLAGDPGLSLADLAGEMAEGNRLEALDPEGADLSPLRAAFCASYRVLTHEARRLFRLLGLFPGSDFSTEAAAALMGSPLKQARRMLGALAAAHLIESGTAGRYRFHDLLSEYAQERARAEESAADRDAALERLLIWYVHAARAASGTWLFPEPAEPLGHAEERHLPSPAGAAQWLEEERRNLLAVVQHAVRHGPRPVAWHLTAALFGHFWLHLPRATWQATVQTALEAATAEGDPYGEAAMHSSLGIIQWDRGNARQALYHHARVRDISRELGWATGEAAGLGGRGLVEMSTARLGDAHEHFTAGLRTVREAGNLHLEALALVGLGGTCRDLGRLHEAAAHLEQAISRNAQIGWRDDSLALQNLGGVYWELGRLADGLLVLGPGTADDGRSGYRNGRAMMLDAVAKINMELGHHREALEQAERALAMVDAVGRRWIRAGVMNTVAAAHRKLARFDAALRAGTQALALAGEARSRRTEADGHLGLALTHHLLGQDDEARRHAGRALALAREHAFRVVEGQALTVLCELAGSGRAESAAAVRLGREALAVHRQTGHRLGEARTLAALSRSLRARGDAAAGPTAQEARRILAGVGVPENSYDDLVRP; from the coding sequence GTGGAGATCCGGTTACTGGGGCCGGTACACGCCGAGGCGGCCGGCCAGGACGTCGATCTCGGTCGTCCCCGCCAGCGCTGCGTCTGGGCGGTGCTCGTCTTCGAGGCGAACCGTGTCGTGCCGATCGACACCCTCATCGACCGGGTGTGGGGAGAGGGCCCGCCCGTTTCCGTACGGAACGTCCTCTACGGCTATGTCACTCGGCTACGGGCGGCACTGCGGCGGGCCGACGCGGATTCCGCAGGCGTGCGTCTGGACCGGGCGTCCGGCGGCTACATGCTGCGGGTCCCGGTCGAGCGGGTGGACGTGTACCGCTTCCGCGAGCTCGTCGGCCGGGCCCGCGCGGAGCGGGCCGGCGACGACGAGCAAGCGGCCGGGCAGTGGGAGCGCGCACTGGAGCTGTGGCGCGGTGAACCGCTGGCCGGGCTGACGGGCCCATGGGCGCAGGGGACGCGGGCCAGGCTGGAGAGCGAGCACATCGAGGCATCGCTGCAATACCACGAGGTGCAGCTGCGCAGGGCGCGCCACCGGGAGATCCTCCCGGGGCTGCGCGAGGCGGCGGCCGGCCACCCGCTCGACGAACGGATGGCCGGGCAGCTGCTGACGGCGCTGCACCGCTGCGGGATGCCGGCCGAAGCCCTCCAGCACTACGAACAGCTCCGCAAGCGGCTCGCCGAGGAGCTCGGGGTCGCTCCGGGGCCGGAGCTGCGGACGCTCCACCGGCTCATCCTCCGCAACGACCCGGTGCCGACCGCACCGGCGCGGCCGGCGCCACCGCTGCGCACCGCCCGACCGGGACCCGCGGGCGCCGGGCCGATCCCGGCCGAACTCCCGCACACCGTCGCCGGGTTCACCGGCCGCACCGACGAACTCGCGCGTCTGCACGCACTGCTTCCGTCCGAGGAGGAACCGCGCCGCCGCGCGGCGAACACGGTGGTCGTCTCCGCGATCGGCGGCGCCGCGGGCATCGGCAAGACCGCTCTGGCCGTGCACTGGGCCCATCAGGTGCGTGACCGCTTCCCCGACGGCCAGATCTTCGTGAACCTGCGCGGGTTCGATCACGATCGCCCGCCGCTCCGGCCCCACGAGGCCCTTGAGCTCCTGCTCAGGAGCCTGGGGCTCGCGGCCTCGGAGATCCCGTCGCAGGACGAGGCGCAGGCCCGCGTGTACCGGACCCTGCTGGCCGACCGGCGTGTGCTCGTGGTGCTGGACAACGCGGCCTCGGCGGAGCAGGTCCGGCCGCTGCTCCCGGCCGGCTCCAGCTGCTGCGTCGTCGTCACCAGCCGCAACCGGCTCGGCGACCTCGTGGTCCGCGACGGGGCGCGGTCCCTGCCGTTGGACCTCCTCCTGCCGGCCGAGTCCCGCGCCCTGCTGGGCCAGGCCCTCGGCGCTGCCCGGCTCAGCGCCGAACCCGTCGCGGCCGACGAACTGATCCGGCTCTGCGGCGGCCTTCCGCTGGCGCTGCGCGTGGCCGCCGCACGGCTGGCGGGCGATCCGGGACTGAGCCTGGCCGATCTGGCCGGTGAGATGGCCGAGGGCAACCGGCTGGAGGCACTGGATCCGGAAGGAGCGGACCTCTCGCCCCTGAGGGCCGCCTTCTGTGCCTCGTACCGCGTCCTCACCCACGAGGCGCGCCGCCTGTTCCGCCTGCTGGGCCTGTTCCCCGGGTCGGATTTCAGCACCGAGGCCGCGGCAGCCCTCATGGGCTCACCTCTGAAGCAGGCCCGGCGCATGCTCGGCGCCCTGGCCGCCGCCCATCTGATCGAATCCGGGACGGCGGGCCGATACCGCTTCCACGATCTCCTGAGTGAGTACGCACAGGAGCGCGCACGGGCGGAGGAGTCCGCGGCGGATCGTGACGCCGCGCTGGAACGGCTCCTGATCTGGTACGTGCACGCCGCCCGTGCGGCCTCGGGAACCTGGCTCTTCCCCGAACCGGCCGAACCGCTCGGTCACGCCGAGGAACGGCACCTGCCGTCCCCGGCCGGAGCCGCACAGTGGCTGGAGGAGGAGCGCAGGAACCTCCTCGCCGTCGTCCAGCACGCCGTCCGGCACGGTCCCCGTCCGGTGGCCTGGCACCTGACCGCCGCGCTGTTCGGTCACTTCTGGCTCCACCTGCCGCGGGCGACGTGGCAGGCCACCGTCCAGACCGCGCTGGAGGCGGCCACCGCCGAGGGCGACCCGTACGGCGAAGCCGCCATGCACAGCAGCCTCGGCATCATCCAGTGGGACCGGGGGAACGCCCGGCAGGCCCTGTACCACCACGCGCGCGTACGGGACATCAGCCGCGAGCTCGGTTGGGCGACGGGCGAGGCGGCCGGTCTCGGCGGCAGGGGCCTGGTGGAGATGAGCACGGCGCGCCTCGGCGACGCGCACGAGCACTTCACCGCCGGACTCCGGACCGTCCGTGAAGCGGGCAACCTCCACCTCGAAGCGCTGGCGCTGGTCGGCCTCGGGGGGACCTGCCGAGACCTGGGGCGACTGCACGAGGCTGCCGCCCACCTCGAGCAGGCCATCAGCAGGAACGCGCAGATCGGCTGGCGCGACGACAGCCTGGCGCTGCAGAATCTGGGCGGGGTGTACTGGGAGCTGGGGCGGCTGGCCGACGGCCTCCTCGTCCTCGGTCCGGGCACGGCGGACGACGGACGAAGCGGGTACCGCAACGGGCGCGCGATGATGCTCGACGCCGTCGCGAAGATCAATATGGAACTCGGTCACCATCGTGAGGCGCTGGAACAGGCCGAGCGCGCCCTCGCCATGGTCGATGCGGTGGGACGGCGATGGATCCGGGCCGGAGTCATGAACACCGTCGCCGCCGCCCACCGGAAACTGGCACGGTTCGACGCCGCACTCCGGGCCGGAACGCAGGCCCTCGCCCTCGCCGGCGAGGCGCGCAGCAGAAGGACGGAGGCGGACGGCCACCTGGGACTGGCCCTCACCCACCACCTCCTGGGCCAGGACGACGAGGCCCGACGGCACGCCGGGCGGGCACTGGCCCTGGCGCGCGAGCACGCCTTCCGCGTCGTGGAGGGCCAGGCCCTGACCGTCCTGTGCGAGCTGGCGGGGTCGGGGCGGGCGGAGTCCGCGGCAGCCGTCCGGCTGGGCCGGGAGGCACTGGCCGTCCACCGGCAGACCGGCCACCGACTCGGCGAAGCCAGAACCCTCGCCGCCCTCAGCCGCTCCCTCCGCGCGCGCGGCGACGCCGCCGCCGGTCCCACGGCCCAGGAGGCACGGAGGATCCTCGCCGGTGTCGGCGTACCGGAGAACTCGTACGACGATCTCGTCCGCCCCTGA